GTCGTTCTGAATGTTATGCTTTGCCGGACTTTCAACCCGTCAAACCTGTACACCTGTTAGGGAAAGAAAAAGAACATGGTCATACCTGAAAACAGCGATATCGTTATTTTTGGCGCCTCAGGCGATCTGACATATCGTAAGCTTATCCCAGCGCTGTATCATCTGTATGTCAATCAGATGTTACCTTCTGATTTCTCTATCCTTGGCGTCAGCCGTACCGCTCACAGCGATGAAGAATACAGAGAAAAAGTTCGGGCCTCTCTGCTGAAAACCGAGAAGACCGATCCTGAGAAGCTGGCCGAGTTTTGTCAGCATGTTGGTTATCAGGCCATCAACACGCTTGATTGTGATGACTATGGTAAGTTGCAACAACGACTGCAAGAAAAAGCCGCTCAATCAGATGCACCCCGTAATAGCCTCTTCTATCTCGCCACGCCACCAAGTCTGTACGATGTGATTCCAGCCAGTCTCGCGGCCCATGGCCTGAACGATGAAAGTACCGGCTGGAAACGCCTGATCATTGAAAAGCCTTTTGGATATGATCTGGAAACGGCTCAGGAACTGGATAAGAAGCTGCATAAGCACTTCAAGGAAAGTCAGATTTTCCGGATTGACCACTACCTTGGGAAAGAAACGGTACAGAACCTGCTGGTTTTCCGCTTTGCGAACGGTATGTTCGAGCCGTTGTGGAACCGTAATTTCATTGATTATGTGGAAATTACAGCCGCAGAATTTCTCGGAGTAGAAGAACGTGGCGGTTATTACGATAACGCCGGTGCTGTACGTGACATGCTTCAGAACCACCTGCTTCAGGTGCTGGCGATGGTTGCGATGGAACCCCCTTCAGCAATCAACGGTAACGCGATGCGTGATGAAGTGGCCAAAGTGCTGAACAGCCTGCAGCCGTTGTCTGATGAAGACCTGCGTCAGAATCTGGTGCTGGGGCAGTACACAGCCTCTGAGCTGCGTGGTAAAGAGTTGCCGGGTTACCGCGAAGAAACGGGTGTGTCTGAAGAATCCCGTACCGAAACTTACGTGGGCCTGAAAGCTTTCATCAACAACTGGCGCTGGAATGGTGTGCCATTCTACATCCGTACCGGCAAACGCCTGCCGACCCGTGTCACTGAAGTTGTCATTCACTTTAAGAAAACACCTCACCCGGTATTCGGCAAAGACGCTCCGGATAATAAGCTGGTGCTTCGCATTCAGCCGGATGAAGGCATTCTGATGAACTTCGCCCTGAAACGTCCGGGCGCAGGATTCAAAACCCAGGAAGTTGCGATGGACTTCCGTTACGACGAACTGGTGGACAGCAACGTTCTGACTGCCTATGAGCGTCTGTTGCTGGATGCAATGGGTGGCGATTCGACCCTGTTCGCCCGTAGCGATGCGGTTGAAGCCTGCTGGCGTTATGTACAGCCTATCCTGTCGTTTAATCAGGACCCGCATGCGCTGTTTGGCTATGCTTGCGGAACCTGGGGACCGAAGGAAGCGGATGAGCTGCTGGCCCGTGACAATCGTGCCTGGCGTTTTCCGTGTTCAAACCTGACCAACACTGAATATTGCGAGCTTTAATCATGACTGAGCTGAAAATTCATGACAATGCGGAAGCGGTTGTTCAAAGTCTGGCTGATGAGATGAAGGCCATCAGCCAGCAGAATACGCCGGTTCATATTTCGCTTTCGGGTGGCAGCACTCCGAAGCAATTGTTTTCGGCATTGGCACAAGCCCCGTATGCCGAAGGTGTGAACTGGAAAAATCTGCATTTCTGGTGGGGTGACGAGCGTTGCGTTGCACCGGATGATGCAGAAAGCAACTATGGTTGTGCACAGGCACTGCTGTTTGATCACGTCGCAATTCCTGCAGAAAATATTCACCGCATTCGGGGTGAGGATGAACCTCAGGCTGAAGCCAAGCGCTTTGCTGAAGAAATGGCAGCAGTTATCCCGTCTGAAAACGGTGTGCCGGTATTTGATTGGATTCTGCTGGGCGTTGGTGATGACGGTCATACGGCTTCTCTGTTCCCGGGGCAGACAAATTACGATGAGCCTGCACTGAGCTTAGTGGCACCTCATCCGCAAAGCGGTCAGCTGCGTGTGAGTAAGTCTGCGCGTGTGCTGGAAGCTGCAAAACGTATTTCTTATCTGGTTATCGGTGCAGGAAAAACTGAGATTGTGGAAGAAATCCACACGCAACCTGCCGAGACCCTGCCTTACCCGGCCGCAAAAATTCAGGCCCGTAACGGTAAAACAGAATGGTATTTGGATGCAGTAGCAGCCAGTAAGTTAGCGATTGGAGAATAAAAGAATGAAAGGTGATATTGGTGTAATCGGCCTTGCCGTGATGGGCCAGAACCTGATCCTGAACATGGATGACCATGGTTTTAAGGTCGTTGCGCATAACCGTACAGCTGCCAAAGTCGACGAATTTCTGAACGGCCCTGCAAAAGGCACCAACATTGAAGGTGCTTACAGCCTGCAGGAGCTGGTGGACAAACTGGAAGCGCCGCGCAAAATCATGCTGATGGTGCGTGCCGGTGATGTGGTTGACAGCTTTATTGAGCAACTGATCCCGTTGCTGGACAAAGGCGACATCATTATTGATGGCGGTAATTCAAACTACCCGGATTCGATCCGTCGTGTTGATTACCTGAAAGAAAAAGGCCTGCGTTTCATCGGTGCCGGTGTTTCCGGTGGCGAAGAAGGTGCGCGTTTCGGACCTTCTATCATGCCGGGTGGCGATGCTGAAGCATGGCCGTTCGTGAAGCCAATTTTCCAGGCGATTGCA
This DNA window, taken from Photobacterium sp. CCB-ST2H9, encodes the following:
- the zwf gene encoding glucose-6-phosphate dehydrogenase, whose amino-acid sequence is MVIPENSDIVIFGASGDLTYRKLIPALYHLYVNQMLPSDFSILGVSRTAHSDEEYREKVRASLLKTEKTDPEKLAEFCQHVGYQAINTLDCDDYGKLQQRLQEKAAQSDAPRNSLFYLATPPSLYDVIPASLAAHGLNDESTGWKRLIIEKPFGYDLETAQELDKKLHKHFKESQIFRIDHYLGKETVQNLLVFRFANGMFEPLWNRNFIDYVEITAAEFLGVEERGGYYDNAGAVRDMLQNHLLQVLAMVAMEPPSAINGNAMRDEVAKVLNSLQPLSDEDLRQNLVLGQYTASELRGKELPGYREETGVSEESRTETYVGLKAFINNWRWNGVPFYIRTGKRLPTRVTEVVIHFKKTPHPVFGKDAPDNKLVLRIQPDEGILMNFALKRPGAGFKTQEVAMDFRYDELVDSNVLTAYERLLLDAMGGDSTLFARSDAVEACWRYVQPILSFNQDPHALFGYACGTWGPKEADELLARDNRAWRFPCSNLTNTEYCEL
- the pgl gene encoding 6-phosphogluconolactonase gives rise to the protein MTELKIHDNAEAVVQSLADEMKAISQQNTPVHISLSGGSTPKQLFSALAQAPYAEGVNWKNLHFWWGDERCVAPDDAESNYGCAQALLFDHVAIPAENIHRIRGEDEPQAEAKRFAEEMAAVIPSENGVPVFDWILLGVGDDGHTASLFPGQTNYDEPALSLVAPHPQSGQLRVSKSARVLEAAKRISYLVIGAGKTEIVEEIHTQPAETLPYPAAKIQARNGKTEWYLDAVAASKLAIGE